CTGAACCGCAACCATAAACTTGTGCGGAAGAGCCTGATTAAGTTGTAGATATTAGTTGACTTTAGTGCGCTTATCTAAGTCAATAGTTGTAATAACCACAAGGTGGTTTGTGTTCTTTGAGATTAATTTAATAAGTATAAATAACTAATCAGATAATTCCAGTTTCTGTGTAGGCTTGTTATAAATACATAAGGTGCGCTTTCCGCATCTAATTATTAAATTCGCTCAAGGTGCGCGCCTCCAAGGCCGCGAGCAATCCCTCGCGGCCTTGGGTCGCACCTTCGGGTCGCACCTTATTGTTTCGCGGTAATGGGTAATCGGTAATTCCTTGGTCAATTCCCAATTACCTTCTTCCCAATTACCAGTAAATCATCTTTAGCCTCAATAACTGAAAATGGTATAACAGTTAACGGTTGACTGTCCTTGATTTTCACTCCTGATCAGCAACTTGACAAAGCGATGCAAAGCGCGAGTGGGAGTCCCCCCCACTCGCGCTTTGCATCAAGACATGGACTATCTTTGATTGCAACTTATACCAAGTTGAATTGTAAGCATTAAGCAGTCAGCAGTCAGCCATCAGCCGTCAGCTAACCTAACTCAGATTAAACCAATGCTTACCTGAACCTATCCCACTAATAAGAGTCTTTGAATCCACAGATGAATAGTAGCAAGATCAATAAATGCATCAAAATAAACTTTTTGTCGTTCCCAACGAACCACTAGACGACGATATTTTCGCGCTATACCAAGCAAAACAACGTTCCTGTTGATATCTGGGCACCGACATTTTAATCGGTCTTCCTCGATTTTTCTTGGTTTTCCAAATCCGTTTTGGTATTTGGGGTCGAATGCCTCGCTTACGCAGAGCAGCACGTTTTTCTTTGGAATCATAACCAATATCTGCAGCTAGTACCTTGAGCCTCTTACGTGGTCTACCTGGTTTCAAAGTTTTCAATTTGACTTGATCCAGTAGAGGTAAGACTTGTTCTCTTTCACTACCATTGGCAGGAGTTGTACAGTTAGCTAGAGGCATTCCACTACCTTCAGTCAGGGTGTGAATCAGAACACCTTTACCTTTACCACCATAAGCAATGCCTTCACCTCCTCCCTTGCCAGGGGGAAAAAGAGCCGTCTACGGCACCAAACTCCCATTTAATCAAGCCCTTTTGATCTGCGATCGCTAGCACACGTGCTTGTAAATGTTCAAATGTTCCATCCTTTGCGCCATCGCTAAAGCCATCGATGAGACGAACTTTTTGATGCCCAGATCTCCCCTCGTGGTAGATCACACCATCTACATCCAGTAATCAGTAGGTACAACAAACTGTTTAAAACATAACGATAGGGACAATGAGGCATTCCTTTACCCCGTTTTTCATCGGTCCTTGGGGAAGATATCTTCAAACAACTTCCATTCCAAATCACTTAACCCTTCAAAGCGCCCAGCCATAGAGTCATACACCTAAATCAACCCAGCAATAGACTACCATCTTTTGAGATTAGTGGGATAGGTTCCTGTTTTATTCAAAAGCTGATAGCTGATAGCTGATAGCTGATAGCTGATAGCTGATATCTGACGACTGACGGCTGAATACTTACGTTGAATTAAAATTAACAATTAAAATTAATCAGTAGTATCTGCTTACCCTATTAATCCTTCAGATTAATCCCTCATCTGTTCAAAGGTTAATATCTTTTATATTTGAACGCAACTTATTATTATGATTAGGTGTAGCAGGTGTTAGAAGTGTTGGCAGTAGCATTTATTAGTAACTTCTTAAGCTGAATTTGAGGATTTGAAATAGATGTTGCTGGCAGACCCAAAAGACAATCTAGACTTTCTGGTGAGACTGTTGCAAACTGTAAACCAGCTCTATAGTTTGCTAGGGAATTTCCTTTAGATTCTTTGCACCACATGACTTTAACTGTAGCAGTCACTGTGTGATTTTGTGGCAAAAAAAACTGTATTTTTATAACTTGACCGACTGGGATAGCTTTTTCACTGTAAATGCTGCAACCTCCTCGACTAATATTAACGACTGGCTGACGAGCTGAGAAGAGACCAGCCAATCGATAAGAAATGGAGGTCTGTTGGCGAGGTGATCTTCTTTTTTCTCGCATGCTGCTGGCATTAATCATACCCTTGACATTGGTTAAGTAAAACGTTTCCCTGTCTTGATGCAAAGCGCGAGTGGGGGTTTACCCCAAGACCGTAATGGTGCTTTTGACCCGTAATTAAATTCGCCACGGGTCGGACCTCTGCATCGCTCTTATTTGTCTTTATTTGTCCATTGTCCCAACCCCAGGTTTACGCTATGGTTCATCTATCTGTTTGACTCTGTATGGTTTTTGTATGAGTTTAAGAAGACATGAGATAATCGTAAGCATTTAGCGATCAGCTCTGGTGTACTAAGCTTTTGAAGCAAGGAAAACTTAGGCATTTGGCTGAGGACCGTGAGTACATGATTATTCGTGGGACTTCCCTCAAAAAGCTGATAGCTGATACGCGCACGCGCTATAGCTGAAGTCAGGAGGGTATACACTCCTGAGCTGCATGACGCTGTTGTAATAATGGAGGACACAATCTATGGCTTATTTCTGGTTCAAGGCGTTTCACTTCATTGGTGTAGTGGTTTGGTTTGCCGGTCTGTTTTATCTGGTGCGTCTGTTTGTCTATCATGCAGAGGCTTCACAGGAGCCTGAACCTGCCCAAACCATTCTCAAAAATCAGTATGAGATTATGGAAAAACGTCTCTATCACATAATTACTACCCCAGGTATGGTGGTAACGGTAGCGATGGCAATTGGTCTACTGCTAACAGAACCAGAAGTGCTCAAGCAAGGTTGGTTACATATCAAGCTGGCTTTTGTAGCACTTTTACTGGTCTATCATTTCTATTGTGGTAGGATTATGCGACGGCTGGCTGCCAATGAATGCAGTTGGACTGGTCAGCAGTTCCGTGCTCTGAATGAGGCACCTACTGTCTTGCTGATGGTAATTGTTTTACTGGCAGTGTTTAAGAACAGTTTGCCTACAGATGTTACGTCTTGGTTAATTCTGGCGATGATTATAGCAATGGCTGCCTCAATTCAGCTGTATGCCAAAAAGCGGAAGCGGGACAAAGAGAAAAGCTTGGCTACCACGTCCCAAGCAGAGCCTCAGCTTTGATTATCAGCTTTGATTAATAGTCATTGGGGACCGATGTTAGTCCCCACAGGCAAGTATAATAAGGGCTTAATATTTTTGTCCTTGAAGTTTACCATTGACCGTTGACTTGAACTGCATCGGCTGGGTCACATGTTTTGTTTATCTAAAAGTCGGCAGAACAAGCTAGGCCCGTGCTTACCAAAACCAAGTGGCGGAAGATGGCTAACCCCAAACAAGTCAAGAAACTGTCCAAAAAATTGAGATTAGCTCAAAAATGGCTTAGTTGTAAAACCCAAGGTTTACCCAAGGTTTTAACGAATAGGGGAGGCAAGAGGGGTCGAAATTCCCCATCCCGGAGACGAAACCTGATTGTTGGGTCGCCTTATTACAACAGACTTAAAACTTTTACCCATAACCTACCAACATTAAAGGCTCCACTACCTTACGGTAACTTCAAACCCTATGCATGGGTGGGGATGGATAGACCCTTGGCCTATGGCCACGCTACGCGAACAATTATTGAGAATGCCTTGACGATGTACCGCAAAATATATATAATGGTACACAAGGTCGATAAATGAGGTGAAGCAGTGAGACATCAAGCCGTCAAAGTCAGAATTTATCCCACACAGGAACAAGTCCAGATACTTGCTCAGCACTTTGGTTGCGCTCGCTGGTGGTGGAATTATGCACTGAATCAGTGCATAGAGACATACAAAGAAACTGGCAAAGGATTGTCTCGTGCTGCCCTCAATTCTATGTTGCCAAAACTCAAAAAAGATAAAGAAACTGAATGGCTAAAAGACTGTTACTCTCAGGTATTGCAATCTGTAAGCCTGAATCTTAGTCGCGCATATCAAAACTTTTTTGAGGGTAGAGCAAAGTATCCTAGATTCAAGTCATATCATCATCGCCAATCAATTCAATATCCACAGCGCGTTAAGCAAGCAGGCGACTGCATTAAATTTCCTGGAAAACTAGGAATTGTCAAGGCTAAAATCCACAGGAAATTAGACGGAGAAATTAAGACTGTTACAGTTAGCAAAACTCCGTCTGGGAAGTATTATGCTTCTGTGTTGATGGAATATGATTCGGATGACATACAACCATCCACAGAGGTGCGACCCGTGATGGCGAGGGATTGCTCGCCATCACGGAAAGCGCACCTAGGGAAGATTGTTGGAATTGATTTGGGGATTAAAGATTTTGCTATTACCTATGACGGCGAAAAAGCCTCTAAGTTTGGAAATCCAAGACACTTAGCCAAATACGAAAAGAAACTAGCCAATAAACAACGTATCGCTGCTCGAAAGAAAAAGGGCAGCAATAGACGTAAGAAAGCCAGGAAGATTGTAGCTAAGGTATACGAACGGATTGGAAATGTCCGTCAAGACTACCTACATAAGCTATCCAGAAAGATAGTGGATCAGAATCAAGTAGTGGTAGTCGAGAACCTAAACGTCAAGGGCATGGTTCGTAACCATAAACTAGCTAAAGCAATATCTGATCTAAGCTGGGGAACCTTTGTAAACTTCCTGTCTTATAAATGTGAAAAAGAAGGCAAGGTATTAGTTGAAATAGACCGGTGGTTTCCCAGTTCTAAAACCTGCTTTAATTGTCATTACCAAATCAAGGAGTTACCGCTTGACGTAAGATCTTGGACTTGTCCAAGTTGTGGAATTCACCACGATAGAGATGGTAATGCGGCTAAAAACATTAGAGCAGAAGGAATCAGAATGCTATCCTCCTCTGGGACGGGGGAGGTCAACGCCAGTGGAGAACAAGTAAGACCAAGACGTGGACGTCCATCCAAGTTGAGGCATTCTTCTGTGAAACTGGAAGCCTCAACTTGGCCGTAGGCCACGCTTTCGGCAAAGCCGACGCTGCGCGAACGCGAACAACGAAGTAAGTTGGGGTAGTTCACCAAACAATCCATAACATCTCAAAGTTGCCTTATAGCGCTTTCTATCCTAATGAGGTACACAAGATTTTTTACTTCTTGCCCGCCCCCCTTACTAAGGGGGGTTAGGGGGGATTCCTCTTGCCTCTTGCCTCTTGCCTATTCTGTGTTCCCTGTTCCCTGTTCCCTGTTCCCTGTTTCCTAAAACCCAAGAATCTGTACCTCACCCAATTTAAAATCGCTATATGTCCGCTATACCACTTAAATTAAATCTTAATGACGGTTCGGTGTCTTTTCCATTCACCGCCGATGCTGCCAAAAAATTGCAAGGTGAGCTTTACCAACTGATGCAGAGTCTGAAAGCTGCTGCTCAGGTATCTAGTGGTGGTAGACCCAAGCCTCAAAAACCAATGGAGTACCAATTTACTGGGGATGTCTTTCTTGAGATTTTCTGCAATCCCAACATCTATCCTTCTCCGTTTGCTGCTAAGGTTTTAATAACCCTCAGAGATGATCGCATCCGCTTGAGTACGGAAGCTGAACTGACTCGTGTGGTAGAAGATGTTAACCTGTATTTGGAACAAGTCAGCTGAAGGCTTGGGTGTCATTTCCAGCAACTATTGTCCTGTGACATCCTGCCTAATGTCTCTCAAGAAACTAAGGTCAGAGGCAACAGGAGGGAGAGAGGCAACAGGGGGAGATGGTTAAGATGGGGAAGAATTTGTTAACCGTTTCGGCTCTTCCATAGCAGATGCACTGCACGTCCGTGGGACGTTCTTAAGAAAAAATTTATGGGAAATCGTTAGTATAAATGAACTCCAACAATCTCCTGGAATTACTGCAAACTGGGTTTCGCGCCTCCTTGGGGGCAACAGCCTCTTTCGTTGAAACCCTGCAAGACCCTGACAAGCGTGAAGAAAGTCTGGCTCAGTTTCAGTCAGATTTCAATCAACAGATGACTGAGTGGGCGGAAAAAGGAGAGACTACTGAACTTGAAGCCCGACGTTTTATTGAGCAGATGTGGAATCAACCAGGTAATCCCGTGGGTTCACCGACAACAGGTACCTCCAGTGATCCTGCTGCACCATCATCTAGCAATCCTGTTCAGTCCAATGCACAGGATGATATTGAGGAACTGACAACACAACTTGCTGATCTTCGTAAGGAGTTAGAGGAGTTGCGTAAATCAGACAGTAATAGTTAGATTTACGCGGAGCGTGAAAAAACTCAGGTCTGAGTGGGAGACTAGAGCGGGAGCCTAATAGGCAAGAAATCAAGCACGGGAAACAGAAACTCCGCTCAATCTCTGACATTTCTGTTCCCATCTAATAGATTTACCCACTCAGCGCTGAGATACCATCAACTCAAGGCTTTTTATTAAAAATGGCAGTTTGAAACTCCCCAACACCATTCCCTGAAGTTTGCTGAGATCTACTCAACCGCTGACGGTTGCCCAACCAATCCGGTAAGTTACTATAGCCTTTATCGGTGGCATTGATGGGGTTTTGTTAGTTATCGACTCGATCGCACTTTTTTGTCTAAGGATCAGCTTCTATGCCGTTTGACTGAGGTCGCTTAGTCATTTTCCCATTGTTGAGAACCGATCAGGTCAGCAATGCGGTCTCTTAGCAGGAATTCGCACTGCTCTAGCTCACACTCCACACACAGCCATTCTCGAGCTGGAATATATTGGCAAAGAACGTAAATGGGCTGTTGACGACTGACAAATCCTTTATCCACCAAGCGACGTGCTTCGTCTTGGATCACATCGATTGAATAACGGATAGAAGGGGTAGATGGCACTGTGTTAACACTCATGGATATATTATCAGCTTGATCTAAAAAACGGGGATACGATTATATTAATCCAAATTTATTTACTGTGAACTAAAATTATTTCAGTATAAGAAGTTACCATTGACCAAGATTTGTTGATAAGGATCTTCAAATACCTTGGGCAAGTTGTCAAAGTCTAACCCATGCTCAGCTAAAATGCCTACTGGGTTATGACTGAGCCATTGGTCATTGGCTGTAGGAGCTACCTTTCTCTCAAACCCCCTGTCTCTCTATGGACCACCTGGCTGTCAAACCTGTCTGCATTGGTTAAGTAATCACAATATGGGATATATTTTAGAGACTGTTTGTTAAATAAAGCTTAAATCCTTGCTGAAAGCCCCGTGGAACGCCAGTTGCTCATGGGGGAAACCCCCGCAGGTTGGCACTGGCTCCCCAAGATCGCGGTACCTCGCTGCATCGCTTTAACAGAGCTGTCCGCCTTAACCCACCCATATTCATTACTCTAGCTGTCTTAAGATTTACTTTATTAGAAAACCTAACACTGAAAACTCCGTCACAAAGCGAGCTCAGATGAAAGTGACTAGCGACTTTAGTCGCCTTTGAGGTTGACAATTTTATAGCGCTAGGGTATACTTGAAATATAGGGTACAGGTTGAAAAACCGTTCGCGTAGCGTGGCCTTTGGCCTTGGCGCAACCGGGTCAGAAGCCCGCCACTGCTTGACCTTAAAACAATAATGCCCGGAGGGTAGGGAAAATCCTCCTTAAAAACCCAATCATCAACTACCAATTGGTGTGTGAACCCAGAAAAATCACGCTTTAAGAAAACACGGTACGGTGGGGCACACCGAAACCAGGTGAAAAGGAAGAGAAACGGACTTTTAAGGCACTTCCCATTAAGTAACCAAACGCTATAGTGAGAATCGCCCTCTGGGTCTACTATGAACTAAACTAGACTCTTGGTCTTGACGGGATTTTGGTAATGGTATTGCCTACTTTTTGACGGCGTCAAAGATTGGGACATAGTGGTTTAAGGCGGCTCGTTGATCATTGAATCCCCGCGCCTTTAGGCCGGGGAGTGTCAAAAATAGTCTCTTAATAATCCGGGGATGGGGGATAGGAGTACAGCTGGAATTATCGGTGGTTTTATATATTGGATTGGTGATTTTGTCAACTCCTATTAATTGACCAGGGCTATATGGTTCTGTTATAATTATGGTTCTGTTATAATCTCTATTACTATAGGTATTGCAGTAGTTCATCTTGATATTGTCCTCTGATCAAGCTGTAGAGGGGCAAATTGGCAGAAATTAGCTTAAAACTCCCTAAAAATTAAATAAATCTCACAAAAGTATCTATTGTTGAGCTTTCGGGTAACAATGCTTCAAGAGCGATCGCTTGAGCTGCTGGCATCTGCCCGTAAGAAAATACATATGGTGTTTCCGGTGGCAACTCGGGCAGGAACTGCTCTAACACATAAGGACTACCGTAAATCACCAGAGCTTGTAAATCCCCAGTTTTTAACAACATCTTAAACCATGCCCTAGCTACTGCTGTCAATCCAGCACTACCCCGAAACGGGTTACCTCGGATAAATAGCTGTAGCAGAGTAGATTTAGCACCAACAAAATTATCTACTATTTCGGAGGGTAGGGTAGTGTGACTATCAACCAGTTGGAGTTTGTAACCCAGCCTTCTTGGTAAAGTGACTGCTGGTGTGTGCTGTCCCAAAAAGTCACAAGCTAAGAGATCATCGACCAAAATTAGATTACGTAACGGTTGATTACTGCTGCTGGGTATTGATGCTGAAGCTAAAAAACCTCTAGTTATCTGGGAAGCCTGGAGAATATCGGCTACAGTCGTTAGGGTGGTTGGTTGAGCTAGTTGCGACAGCCAATTGGGGTTGGGTTGAAATGTTATCGGTTGTTGAGCTGGATCATCGTCTAAGCCCGACTCCAGGACAGGTTGTGAGGGTGGGTTTTGTAGAGATGGTATTTGTTGTGCAGCGGAGTGTTCCTCTAAACCCTCTCTTTGACAGTGATACCCCACTTTGCGTTTGGCATGACTTATCCGCTCTACTGATGCCTGAATCCGCGACCGTGAGATGCGTCCCTGTTCGACTGCTTGACACACTGCCTGAATTGCTGTTTCGGGATTAACGGGCATCAAGAGAATATCAGCACCGGCTTCTACAGCCATGACTGTCGCTTCATCCGCACCATAGCGATTAGCAATTGCCCCCATTACTAGAGCATCTGTCACAATCAGTCCTTCAAATCCCAAGTCTGTGCGCAACAGTTGAGTCAAAATTCGCTCAGACAGGGTGGCGGGGTGTTGGTCATCCCAAGCTGTAATTAGGAGGTGAGCGGTCATGATGGCATCTACCCCAGCAGCGATCGCATTGGTAAAGGGAGGCAATTCGACGGTAGCTAGTCGGGGGGGTGAGTGGGGCAAGACGGGTAAATCCAGATGGGAATCTGTAGCGGTATCGCCATGACCGGGAAAATGCTTGGCAGTGGTTAAGACTGGATACGGTCGGGTTCCTTGGATAAAGGCAGAAGCCAATTGGCTAACGATTTGAGGGTTATCACCAAAGGACCGGACATTGATCACAGGATTTTGGGAATTGTTGTTGACATCAACAACTGGTGCCAGGATCCAGTTAATCCCAATTGCCAAGGCTTCAGTAGCGGTGATTTCTCCCATGGTACGGACATACTGCAAAGCTGGCTCAGGATCGTTTTGGGCAATCGCTCCCAGTGCCATCGGTGGGGGAAACCAGGTGGCACCGGCAAACCTTTGACCCACACCTTCTTCAATATCAGCAGCGATCAGTAAGGGAATTTTTGCCCACTCTTGGAGTTGTTTCGACCTGAGGGCGAGTTCCACAGCACTCCCGCCTAGTAAAATAACACCCCCAATACCCAACTCTTGCAACCAACGCTGCAATTGCTGGGCTGGGGGTTCCCAAATCGGATACTGAATTTGGTGATCAAATAGGTAGCCAGATGCTCGAACCACTACCATTTGCGCCACCTGTTCTGCTAGGGAAAGGTTATTTAGATCAGGCAGTGACTTTGGGAGATAATTCAAGCTTGTGCTCCAGAAATATCGTCTTCGAGTTGCTTGCTCTGGCGTTCTTGAGAAAGCTGATTCAGTAAGTTCAGCATCTGATCGCCTCCTTCGAGACCACGGTCTTCAATAAACATGACCTCTGGTGTGCGGCGCAGGCGAATCCGCCGACCTAGTTCTCGGCGGACATAACCTGTAGCTGATTTTAATCCAGCCATTGTTTTAGATCTTGCCTCATCAGTGCCATAGATACTGACATAGATCTTAGCGTGCTGGAGGTCGCCAGAGACATCGACGTTGGTAATGCTAACCATCCCACTACCGACCCGGTCATCTTTGATATCGTTAAGCAACATGTGACTAACCTCCTGCTGAATTAGGGAGGAAACCCGAGAAACACGGCGACTTGTAGTCATGACGTTCCCTTTGTTAAAGTATGGGCATCATCGAAAGCTGCTAAACCTAGTCTAAACCTAGTCTAAACCTAGTCTAAACCGGACTGAAACCGAGCATGCCACGTAGGGTAAAAACTAAGAATAGAGAAACTCCCACAACTATGCCAATTAATGCGATCGCAGTTAGGGGGCGGTTAAGTAGTGGTTTTACCAGCAAAAACACGGAATAGAATATCCCTAGAGTAATACTGATTAGGTAGCGTGGGTAACGAGATACATTTTTAAAAAAGTCTTCCATTGTCCTATAAACTCTTATCGTCCCATTTTTACTACTGGTACCACTTTTTTAGGTTCTTCCGTACTTATTATGCTAATTTGTCATAAACAATGGCAAAAATTTCCCCCCTCTTAGTAAGGGGGGATTAAGGGGAGTTAGCACTGGATAAGTAGGAGCTTTACCCTACAATCACTTACTCAACTCCTTGAGGCAAAAGCTCTCGGTTTTCCTTACGACTGACTTGCACCTTACCCTCTTCATTGACATCAACAAAGGCAATATCTCCTTCCTTAATGCGACTGGAAAGAATTTCTTCTGCCAGCACATCCTCCAACAACCGCATGATAGCTCGGCGTAATGGTCTGGCTCCGTAGCTGGGGTTGTAACCCTCTTCGATCAAACGGTCTTTGAATTTCTCGCTGACTTCTAGAGTAATGCCTTGTTCGTACAGACGACCAAACACTTCTTTTAACAGAATCTTGGCAATGTCCTTGACTTCTTCTTTGGTCAACTGACGGAAGACGATAATCTCATCTAAACGATTCAGAAACTCTGGGCGGAAGTACTGTTTAAGTTCTTCGTTCACTAGATTCCGAATTCGATTATATTGGGATTCCGCTTGATTATCGCTGAACTCGAAGCCCAGTTGTCCGCCACCCTTTTCAATAACCTTGGAACCAATATTCGAGGTCATGATCAGCAGGGTGTTCTTAAAGTCTACCGTCCGACCCTTGGAGTCAGTCAACCGCCCATCCTCTAGGATTTGCAGCAGCATATTGAACACATCTGGGTGTGCTTTTTCAATTTCATCGAACAGCACTACTGTGTAAGGACGACGTCGCACTGCCTCAGTTAGTTGACCACCTTCGTTGTAGCCCACATATCCAGGAGGGGAACCTACCAACTTACTAACGGTATGGCGCTCCATGTATTCGGACATATCTAGGCGCACCATGGCTTCTTCAGACCCGAAGAAGTAAGCTGCCAATGACTTAGCTAATTCTGTCTTACCGACCCCTGTAGGTCCAGAGAAGACAAAACTGGCAATAGGACGGTTGGGATTCTTTAAGCCTACCCTGGCTCGACGAATTGCTCGGGAAACGGCTTTAACCGCATCTTCCTGACCAATCAGGCGTTGATGCAGGGTATCTTCCATGTGCAGTAGTTTCTCCGACTCTGATTCAGTCAGTTTTTGTACCGGCACACCAGTCCAAGAGGCAACAATGTGAGCAATGTCCTCTTCATCTACAATTGGGCTTTCATCAGTACCCCGAGATTCGCTCTTCTTGCTTTGGGCAATTGAGCGAATTTCCGCCTTTATTTCCATTTCGCGATCGCGTAGTTCCCCAGCTCGATCAAAGTCCTGGGAGCGTACCGCATCATCTTTTTCTTTAAGAACCTGACGCAGTTCTTTATCTAGCTCTTTTGCTGCTGGGGGCAACTGGGAGTTAATCAAACGCACTCGGCTTCCTGCTTCATCGATCAGGTCAATTGCCTTATCTGGCAGGTAACGGTCGGAAATATAACGGTCTGACAGGTTTGCTGCTGCTTCGAGAGCCTCATCGGAAATTTTCAATTTGTGGTGTTGCTCGTAGCGCTCTCGCAAGCCGTATAGAATCTCAATAGTTTCTTCTACTGACGGTTCACCGACCATTACTGGTTGGAAACGACGTTCTAGGGCTGCATCCCGCTCAATGTGTTTGCGGTACTCATCCAAAGTTGTCGCTCCAATGCACTGCAATTCTCCCCTTGCTAAGGCTGGTTTGAGGATATTTGCCGCATCAATTGCGCCTTCAGCTGCACCTGCACCAATCAGGGTATGAACCTCGTCAATCACCAGGATTACGTTAGATGCCTGACGAATCTCATCCATAATTTTTTTCAGGCGTTCTTCAAACTCACCCCGGTATTTGGTTCCAGCAACCAGTAAGCCAATATCGAGGGTAACGACTCGCTTTTCTTCCAAAATGTCTGGAACATCATTGTTAGCGATTCGTTGGGCTAAGCCTTCTGCGATCGCAGTTTTTCCTACCCCTGGTTCTCCGATCAATACTGGGTTATTCTTGGTACGGCGTCCCAATATCTGGATTACCCGTTCTATTTCCTTTTCCCGTCCTACTACTGGATCTAGCTTGCCTTCACTAGCCATCTGGGTTAGGTTTGAGCCAAACTCATCGAGAGTAGGAGTCTTTGTACGACCTTGAGAGGCTCCTGCTGTTACTTCCGCCGTTTCACCCAACATTCGGATAACTTGGGTTCTGACTTTAGACAGGTCTACTCCTAGGTTTTCCAAAACCCTAGCCGCTACGCCTTCTCCCTCCCGTATTAGCCCAAGTAGCAGATGTTCTGTACCAATGTAGTTATGGCCTAGCTGGCGAGCTTCTTCTAGGGATAGCTCCAGAACCCGCTTTGCTCTTGGGGTAAAGGGGATTTCGACAGCAACGAAGCCGGAACCCCTGCCAATAATTTTCTCAACTTCAATTCGAGCGTCTTTGAGATTTACGCCCATAGATTTTAGGACCTTGGCAGCTACGCCAGTTCCTTCTCCGATCAGACCCAGGAGGATTTGCTCTGTGCCTACGAAATTATGACCTAGGCGACGTGCTTCTTCCTGAGCCAGCATGATCACCTTAATGGCTTTTTCTGTAAAGCGTTCAAACATGGCGTATTCCCATCACCTGTTGCATGCCCGTGTAAGCTGATTCTAGCACAGGTAAACCAAGCCACTGTTGATTTTTACACAACTCGCAGCAATTGAAACAGTTATTTACTTACTTTCGAGCCATTTCTGGTGATTAGGGATTAACCAATTTCCAGGTCAATCGCTGCCAAGCGATGTTTAATTTCCTCGTAACAATCGGCCATTGTTTTCTCAAATTCAGGGCTTTTCAGACCCCCTCGCCATAGAATCAGA
The Moorena sp. SIOASIH genome window above contains:
- a CDS encoding ATP-dependent Clp protease ATP-binding subunit, with protein sequence MFERFTEKAIKVIMLAQEEARRLGHNFVGTEQILLGLIGEGTGVAAKVLKSMGVNLKDARIEVEKIIGRGSGFVAVEIPFTPRAKRVLELSLEEARQLGHNYIGTEHLLLGLIREGEGVAARVLENLGVDLSKVRTQVIRMLGETAEVTAGASQGRTKTPTLDEFGSNLTQMASEGKLDPVVGREKEIERVIQILGRRTKNNPVLIGEPGVGKTAIAEGLAQRIANNDVPDILEEKRVVTLDIGLLVAGTKYRGEFEERLKKIMDEIRQASNVILVIDEVHTLIGAGAAEGAIDAANILKPALARGELQCIGATTLDEYRKHIERDAALERRFQPVMVGEPSVEETIEILYGLRERYEQHHKLKISDEALEAAANLSDRYISDRYLPDKAIDLIDEAGSRVRLINSQLPPAAKELDKELRQVLKEKDDAVRSQDFDRAGELRDREMEIKAEIRSIAQSKKSESRGTDESPIVDEEDIAHIVASWTGVPVQKLTESESEKLLHMEDTLHQRLIGQEDAVKAVSRAIRRARVGLKNPNRPIASFVFSGPTGVGKTELAKSLAAYFFGSEEAMVRLDMSEYMERHTVSKLVGSPPGYVGYNEGGQLTEAVRRRPYTVVLFDEIEKAHPDVFNMLLQILEDGRLTDSKGRTVDFKNTLLIMTSNIGSKVIEKGGGQLGFEFSDNQAESQYNRIRNLVNEELKQYFRPEFLNRLDEIIVFRQLTKEEVKDIAKILLKEVFGRLYEQGITLEVSEKFKDRLIEEGYNPSYGARPLRRAIMRLLEDVLAEEILSSRIKEGDIAFVDVNEEGKVQVSRKENRELLPQGVE